The following proteins are co-located in the Manihot esculenta cultivar AM560-2 chromosome 7, M.esculenta_v8, whole genome shotgun sequence genome:
- the LOC110619666 gene encoding uncharacterized protein LOC110619666 codes for MDIILSKVDIGLFVIMVPILSRHLQCQNPCGKDFGMLKVSLKVKLFMWRFSKSILPAKDKLITCRVDVHSDCPVCGSHDESLLHLFFEYSLSLQLWDSMGKDWGPVLSSLEWLVEVQVLLWHGWCTIMMGFSGWEYEILSGFMFNELWRFMEPWLWDAARTRKSPSWLYETETAMTMVIPFCRLGRWSYEQPLVDLCI; via the exons ATGGATATTATTTTGTCAAAAGTGGATATTGGACTGTTTGTAATCATGGTTCCAATTTTGTCTCGCCATCTTCAATGTCAGAATCCCTGTGGAAAAGATTTTGGAATGTTAAAAGTGTCACTTAAAGTAAAGCTGTTTATGTGGCGCTTTAGCAAAAGCATTCTTCCAGCTAAGGATAAGCTAATTACTTGTCGTGTTGATGTGCATTCAGATTGTCCGGTTTGCGGATCCCATGATGAGTCGTTGCTGCATCTTTTCTTTGAATATTCACTTTCTCTTCAACTTTGGGATTCAATGGGCAAAGATTGGGGACCTGTGTTGTCGAGTTTGGAATGGTTGGTTGAG GTTCAGGTGTTGTTGTGGCATGGGTGGTGCACAATCATGATGGGTTTTTCAGGCTGGgagtatgagattttatcaggctTCATGTTCAATGAGTTGTG GAGGTTCATGGAGCCGTGGCTTTGGGACGCAGCTAGAACGCGCAAGTCTCCTTCATGGCTATATGAAACTGAGACTGCCATGACCATGGTGATTCCCTTCTGTCGTCTGGGACGATGGAGTTATGAGCAGCCATTGGTGGATTTGTGCATTTGA
- the LOC122723976 gene encoding uncharacterized protein LOC122723976 — protein MGFRQVLMDCSLVELGYNSGMFTWERGRNTLSWTQERLDRGVVTDEWKTHFPVAAVHNLLMVSSDHCSIYLNLNGESSSPSISQRLRFENAWLAVPQCQEIVEESWVDNSGLDFAAHLHVCSSALWVWGSDYRTQFGDVQAVLDCVDMKVTAEHNDALL, from the exons ATGGGTTTTAGACAAGTATTGATGGATTGTTCCCTTGTTGAGCTGGGATATAACAGTGGTATGTTTACATGGGAAAGGGGGCGAAATACTTTGTCATGGACACAAGAAAGGTTGGACCGTGGTGTTGTTACAGATGAGTGGAAGACACATTTTCCCGTTGCTGCTGTACATAATTTGCTAATGGTATCTTCTGATCATTGCTCTATTTATCTAAATCTGAATGGTGAATCATCGAGCCCATCTATTAGTCAGCGTCTTCGCTTTGAAAATGCATGGTTAGCCGTACCACAATGTCAGGAAATTGTAGAAGAAAGTTGGGTTGATAATTCAGGCCTTGATTTTGCTGCACATTTACATGTTTGTAGTTCTGCTCTATGGGTGTGGGGTTCTGACTATCGCACACAATTTG GTGATGTGCAAGCTGTATTAGATTGTGTGGATATGAAAGTCACAGCTGAACATAATGATGCCTTGCTATGA